Proteins from a single region of Streptococcus mitis:
- a CDS encoding glycosyltransferase family 2 protein — MDQISIVVPVYNVENCLSYCVESLRQQTYKNIEIILVDDGSTDSSGEICDQYAREDNRIKVLHIENGGLSNARNTGVKESSTDWIVFIDSDDYYDHRAIEYLVELRDKYRVDLVATPVIEVRNYENSDFLGDFREKYSGKLDRRTALEQMFYGNYVGTHSGGKLYKKEILLRFPYPKGMLYEDLALAYEHIASCENIAVSDLNLYKYYRRPGSIVNSKYSDRLLDFYKAMEWNRSYIERDYSGDRDMRRALNVRYVFNGLHIVHAMLSSDMYAEVDKIRKEYIQYFKDVIPNSNVTRKNKLKYILFLVSAKLYNTIRNKIG, encoded by the coding sequence ATGGATCAGATTTCTATTGTTGTACCAGTGTACAATGTTGAGAACTGTTTGAGTTATTGTGTAGAAAGTCTAAGACAACAAACATATAAAAATATTGAAATAATCCTAGTAGATGATGGTTCGACGGATAGTTCTGGAGAAATTTGTGACCAATATGCTCGAGAAGATAATAGAATAAAAGTTCTGCATATTGAAAATGGGGGATTGTCCAATGCCCGCAATACTGGGGTAAAAGAATCTTCAACAGATTGGATTGTTTTCATTGATTCAGACGATTATTATGACCATAGAGCCATTGAATATTTAGTAGAACTTAGAGATAAGTATAGAGTTGATCTTGTAGCAACTCCAGTGATTGAAGTTAGAAACTATGAAAATAGTGATTTTTTAGGAGATTTCAGAGAGAAATATTCTGGAAAATTAGATCGTAGAACAGCTTTAGAACAAATGTTTTATGGAAATTATGTTGGGACACATTCAGGTGGTAAACTATATAAGAAAGAAATCTTATTAAGGTTTCCATATCCTAAAGGGATGTTATATGAAGATTTAGCTCTTGCTTATGAGCATATTGCTTCCTGTGAAAATATTGCTGTTAGTGATCTAAATCTTTATAAATACTATCGAAGACCAGGAAGTATTGTAAATTCTAAGTATAGTGATCGTCTCTTAGATTTTTACAAGGCAATGGAATGGAATAGAAGTTATATTGAACGAGACTATTCAGGTGATAGGGATATGAGAAGAGCCTTGAATGTTCGCTATGTTTTTAATGGTCTGCATATTGTACATGCTATGCTTAGTTCAGATATGTATGCTGAAGTTGATAAAATTAGAAAAGAATACATTCAATATTTCAAAGATGTTATTCCGAATTCAAATGTTACAAGGAAAAATAAATTGAAATATATATTGTTTCTCGTATCTGCAAAATTGTATAACACTATTCGAAATAAGATTGGATAA
- the wecB gene encoding non-hydrolyzing UDP-N-acetylglucosamine 2-epimerase: MKKVMLVFGTRPEAIKMCPLVNELKKNDSIKTLVCVTGQHKEMLEQVLDVFKVVPDYDLGIMKANQTLFTITTSILDKIQAVLEQEKPDIVLVHGDTTTTFATALAAFYMGIKVGHVEAGLRTYNLQSPFPEEFNRQTTSIIADFNFAPTEVAKENLLKEGRENIYVTGNTVIDALKTTVQEHYDHPILEWAKDSKLIMLTAHRRENLGQPMENMFNAVNRILNEFEDVKVVYPIHKNPKVRELASKVFGDNERMKIIEPLEVIDFHNFMNQSYMILTDSGGVQEEAPSLGKPVLVMRDTTERPEGIAAGTLKLVGTEEENIYTNFKLLLEDETEYSKMSKASNPYGDGKACERIVDIILEGLS, encoded by the coding sequence ATGAAAAAAGTAATGTTAGTTTTTGGGACGCGTCCAGAAGCAATAAAAATGTGTCCCTTAGTGAATGAACTGAAGAAAAATGATTCAATCAAAACACTTGTGTGTGTAACGGGTCAACATAAAGAAATGTTAGAGCAAGTTTTAGATGTCTTTAAAGTTGTTCCTGATTATGATTTAGGAATTATGAAGGCAAATCAAACACTATTTACAATCACGACAAGTATTTTAGATAAAATTCAAGCAGTTTTAGAGCAGGAAAAACCAGATATTGTTCTTGTTCATGGGGATACTACAACCACTTTTGCGACAGCTTTAGCTGCATTTTACATGGGAATTAAAGTTGGACATGTAGAGGCAGGATTGAGAACTTATAATCTTCAAAGCCCATTTCCTGAAGAGTTCAATCGTCAGACTACTTCAATTATTGCGGATTTCAATTTTGCTCCGACAGAAGTGGCTAAAGAGAATCTTCTAAAAGAGGGAAGAGAGAATATCTATGTTACTGGAAATACTGTCATCGACGCCTTGAAGACAACCGTTCAAGAGCATTATGACCATCCTATTTTAGAGTGGGCTAAGGACAGTAAACTAATCATGTTGACAGCCCATAGACGTGAAAATCTTGGTCAACCAATGGAAAATATGTTTAATGCAGTTAATCGTATCCTGAATGAGTTTGAAGATGTTAAAGTCGTATATCCTATTCACAAGAATCCTAAGGTTCGTGAGCTAGCAAGTAAAGTGTTTGGCGATAATGAACGTATGAAAATCATTGAACCTCTAGAAGTCATTGATTTCCATAATTTTATGAATCAAAGCTACATGATTTTAACAGATTCTGGTGGTGTGCAAGAAGAAGCACCTTCTTTAGGTAAACCAGTATTAGTAATGCGTGATACAACAGAACGTCCAGAGGGGATTGCTGCAGGAACCTTGAAATTGGTAGGAACAGAAGAAGAAAATATTTATACTAATTTCAAACTGCTTCTAGAAGATGAAACAGAGTACAGCAAGATGAGTAAAGCAAGTAATCCATATGGAGATGGAAAAGCTTGTGAGCGTATTGTTGATATCATTTTGGAAGGATTATCATAA
- a CDS encoding glycosyltransferase family 4 protein, which yields MRNEKRKNNILHISRTMDIGGAERIVYQLSSDLKDEFDSVHVASTGGLWEPKLEAQGIIHHKIHDIDSKNPLTVLNLLLTIYQIIKTNEITLVHTHHRMAAFYIRLLKLINPKLVHVYTAHNVFKDKLSLYRFSLKNAYNIAVGQAVNQNLKDDVGVANSTVIYNGVILKQSNRQVDEIMKFDGIKLGCIARLSEQKGLTYLIDAISLISDENLRLFIVGDGELRAELENKVKELNLEDKVSFLGYRQDIVECINSFDFLVSSSLFEGLALNVIEAFMNGKTMVATDIPGINEVVTKENGILVPAKDARALASAIESLATDSTLRTRLAHQAKKDYEEKFSYPLFLENYRKFYQKLMGDSK from the coding sequence ATGAGAAACGAAAAAAGAAAAAATAATATTTTACATATTTCACGAACGATGGATATTGGTGGTGCGGAGAGAATCGTGTACCAGTTGAGTTCTGATTTGAAAGATGAGTTTGATAGTGTACATGTTGCTTCTACAGGAGGCCTTTGGGAACCAAAATTAGAGGCCCAAGGAATTATCCATCATAAAATTCACGATATAGACAGCAAAAATCCTCTTACTGTGTTGAATTTGCTTCTTACTATTTATCAAATTATTAAGACAAATGAGATTACTCTGGTTCATACGCATCATCGAATGGCAGCTTTTTATATTCGTTTGTTAAAACTGATTAATCCCAAGCTAGTCCATGTTTACACTGCTCATAATGTCTTTAAAGATAAGTTGTCTTTATATAGATTTTCACTTAAAAATGCCTACAATATTGCTGTTGGTCAAGCAGTTAATCAAAATTTGAAAGATGATGTGGGAGTTGCAAATAGTACTGTTATCTATAACGGAGTGATCTTGAAACAGTCAAATAGACAAGTTGATGAGATTATGAAGTTTGATGGAATCAAGCTAGGCTGTATTGCAAGATTATCTGAACAAAAAGGTTTGACCTATTTGATTGATGCTATTTCTTTGATATCAGATGAAAACCTTCGTTTATTTATCGTTGGGGATGGAGAACTTAGAGCCGAATTAGAAAACAAGGTTAAAGAACTAAATCTGGAAGATAAAGTATCTTTTTTAGGATATAGACAGGATATAGTCGAGTGTATTAATAGTTTTGATTTCCTAGTGTCTTCCTCATTATTTGAGGGCTTGGCTCTAAATGTTATCGAAGCATTTATGAATGGAAAAACCATGGTTGCGACAGATATTCCTGGCATTAATGAAGTTGTTACAAAAGAAAATGGGATCTTGGTTCCTGCTAAAGATGCTAGGGCCTTAGCTTCTGCTATTGAGAGTCTGGCGACTGACTCAACTCTTAGAACTAGGTTAGCTCATCAAGCTAAAAAAGATTATGAAGAGAAGTTTAGTTATCCTTTATTTTTAGAGAATTATCGTAAATTTTATCAAAAACTAATGGGAGATTCAAAATGA
- a CDS encoding WecB/TagA/CpsF family glycosyltransferase, whose product MGVRIDPLTMDETVQEVEKFVIEQRPLHLMGVNADKINQCQSDEAIKKIVNESEIINADGASVVLASRFLGYQVPERVAGIDLMQRLLKLADEKSYSVYFFGAKEEVLQDMLQNFKEEYPNLRVVGHRNGYFSEEDEQDIQEDIREKNPDFVFVGITSPKKEYIIQKFMDNGVNSIFMGVGGSFDVLSGHIQRAPLWMQKSNLEWLFRVANEPKRLFKRYFVGNVTFIKRVLDEKRKKKK is encoded by the coding sequence ATGGGGGTCAGAATTGACCCTTTAACAATGGATGAAACAGTACAAGAGGTTGAGAAATTTGTAATTGAACAACGTCCTCTTCATTTAATGGGCGTAAACGCTGATAAGATTAACCAATGTCAATCAGATGAAGCTATTAAGAAGATAGTTAACGAGTCTGAGATCATCAATGCAGATGGTGCATCAGTAGTTCTAGCTTCTAGATTTTTGGGCTACCAAGTTCCAGAACGAGTTGCTGGAATTGATTTAATGCAAAGATTATTAAAATTAGCCGATGAAAAATCTTATTCAGTGTATTTTTTTGGTGCTAAAGAAGAAGTTTTGCAAGATATGTTACAAAATTTTAAAGAAGAGTATCCAAATCTACGAGTTGTTGGACATCGTAATGGTTATTTTTCTGAGGAAGATGAGCAAGATATTCAGGAAGATATTCGTGAAAAGAATCCCGACTTTGTATTTGTTGGAATTACTTCACCTAAAAAAGAATACATCATCCAAAAATTTATGGATAATGGAGTGAATTCTATTTTTATGGGTGTAGGTGGTAGTTTTGATGTATTGTCTGGTCACATTCAGCGTGCCCCACTTTGGATGCAGAAATCAAACCTGGAGTGGTTGTTCCGAGTTGCTAATGAACCAAAGCGTCTCTTTAAACGATACTTTGTAGGGAATGTTACCTTTATTAAGCGAGTTTTAGATGAGAAACGAAAAAAGAAAAAATAA
- a CDS encoding LicD family protein → MNKVREIQLGELSLLKSFIAICSKHNLRYYALGGTLLGAIRHKGFIPWDDDMDLGMPRKDYEKFLSICKKELPEHVVLRLHDDNLGNTSIMDTSLQIPFGDELCSPFIDIFPLDGYPDDRFHYFIHTNKIKFYRALSKISVIDRLHDRDRGSFENAIVSISKVLKLNKLLKTATINNKLQNLIKQYDFETSSIVGNVLGSYRERELARKEVFGEPRLLEFENLEISCHANPDEYLTKIYGDYMKLPKEAERKGHFESTWGD, encoded by the coding sequence ATGAATAAAGTGAGGGAAATTCAACTAGGAGAATTATCTTTATTGAAAAGTTTTATTGCTATTTGTAGTAAACATAACTTAAGATATTATGCTTTGGGAGGAACATTGCTAGGAGCAATTCGTCATAAAGGATTTATTCCTTGGGATGATGATATGGATTTAGGAATGCCTCGAAAAGATTATGAAAAATTTTTATCTATTTGTAAAAAAGAACTTCCAGAACATGTTGTTTTGAGACTTCATGATGACAATTTAGGTAATACCTCTATTATGGATACATCCTTACAAATTCCATTTGGAGATGAACTATGTAGTCCATTCATAGATATTTTCCCTTTGGATGGTTATCCAGATGATCGTTTTCATTATTTTATTCATACAAACAAAATCAAATTCTATCGTGCACTTTCTAAAATTTCGGTAATCGATCGTCTACATGACAGAGATCGGGGAAGTTTTGAAAATGCAATTGTGAGTATATCAAAAGTTTTGAAATTAAATAAACTTCTAAAAACAGCCACTATTAACAACAAATTACAAAATCTAATTAAACAATATGATTTTGAAACTAGTTCAATAGTAGGTAATGTATTAGGCTCTTACAGAGAACGTGAGCTTGCTAGAAAAGAAGTATTCGGTGAACCACGATTACTAGAGTTTGAGAACTTAGAAATAAGTTGCCATGCAAACCCAGATGAATATTTAACAAAAATATATGGTGATTACATGAAGTTACCAAAAGAAGCCGAGCGTAAGGGTCATTTTGAGTCTACATGGGGAGATTAA
- a CDS encoding sugar transferase, whose translation MEEKGIKISLAVIQSFIVVLLGYSLSFVKETDILSTTMIVLYILHYIVFYFSDYGQDFFRRGSLIELVCLTKYIIFFALAISLSNFFLEERFSISRRGMVYFLTLHSILMYLVNICIKYYSKRIFPNLKWSKKLFLITATSRVEKVMDKLLDAGDFFGELVAVSVLDKPNFQHDTITVVPVEDILNFATHEVVDEVFINLPSEEYDIGEFISRFETMGIDVTVNLNAFDHNLGRDKKIRGMAGLNVITFSTKFYKNSHVIAKRVIDIIGSIFGLMICGLVSIVLVPAIRKDGGPAIFAQTRIGKNGRHFTFYKFRSMCIDAEDKKRELLEKNTMQGGMFKMDNDPRITKIGRFIRKTSLDELPQFWNVLKGDMSLVGTRPPTVDEYETYTPEQKRRLSFKPGITGLWQVSGRSEIKNFDEVVKLDVAYIDDWTIWKDIEILLKTIKVVLMRDGAK comes from the coding sequence ATGGAAGAGAAAGGGATAAAAATATCTCTGGCAGTAATCCAGAGTTTTATAGTAGTGTTACTGGGGTATTCTCTTAGTTTTGTTAAAGAGACAGATATTCTTTCAACAACAATGATTGTCCTATATATTCTCCACTACATCGTATTTTATTTTAGCGATTACGGTCAAGATTTTTTTAGACGAGGGAGTTTGATTGAACTTGTTTGCTTGACAAAATATATCATTTTCTTTGCATTGGCAATTAGTCTTTCTAATTTCTTTTTAGAAGAACGCTTTAGTATCTCTAGACGAGGCATGGTGTATTTCTTGACCTTACACTCGATTCTAATGTATCTAGTCAATATTTGTATCAAGTATTATTCGAAACGGATATTTCCTAATTTGAAATGGAGTAAAAAACTATTCTTGATTACAGCAACATCTAGAGTTGAGAAAGTGATGGATAAATTACTTGATGCTGGTGATTTCTTTGGAGAACTGGTGGCAGTTAGTGTATTAGATAAACCTAATTTCCAACATGATACTATTACAGTCGTACCAGTCGAAGATATTTTAAATTTTGCAACTCACGAAGTTGTGGACGAAGTGTTTATCAATCTTCCTAGTGAAGAATATGATATTGGTGAATTTATTTCTCGTTTTGAAACGATGGGAATTGATGTGACGGTTAATCTAAATGCTTTTGACCATAATCTAGGGCGTGACAAGAAAATCCGTGGGATGGCTGGTCTAAATGTCATTACTTTTTCGACGAAATTTTATAAGAATAGTCATGTCATTGCTAAGCGTGTGATAGATATTATTGGTTCTATTTTTGGTTTAATGATTTGTGGCTTAGTCAGTATAGTTCTAGTTCCAGCTATTCGAAAAGATGGTGGACCTGCTATTTTTGCCCAGACTCGCATAGGAAAAAACGGCCGACATTTTACTTTTTATAAATTTAGATCAATGTGTATTGATGCTGAGGATAAAAAGAGAGAATTGTTGGAGAAAAATACCATGCAGGGTGGTATGTTTAAGATGGACAATGATCCTCGCATTACAAAAATTGGTCGCTTTATCCGTAAAACTAGCTTGGATGAACTTCCACAGTTTTGGAATGTTCTGAAAGGAGACATGAGTTTAGTTGGAACAAGACCGCCAACAGTTGATGAATATGAGACATACACACCTGAACAAAAACGTCGATTGAGTTTTAAACCGGGTATCACTGGACTTTGGCAAGTTAGTGGTAGAAGTGAGATTAAGAATTTTGACGAAGTTGTTAAATTAGATGTAGCTTATATAGACGATTGGACAATTTGGAAAGACATTGAAATTTTACTAAAAACTATTAAAGTTGTACTTATGAGAGATGGAGCGAAGTGA
- a CDS encoding tyrosine-protein kinase: MPTLEIAQKKLDLAKKAEEYYNALRTNIQLSGNNLQVISITSVKPGEGKSTTSTNIAWAFARAGYKTLLVDADIRNSVMSGVFKSREKITGLTEFLSGTTDLSHGLCDTNVENLFVVQAGSISPNPTALLQSENFSTMIDTLRKYFDYIIVDTAPIGIVIDAAIITQKCDASVLVTAAGEANRKDVQKAKGQLEQTNKPFLGVVLNKFNTSAEKYGSYGEYGSYGKK, encoded by the coding sequence ATGCCGACATTAGAAATAGCACAGAAAAAATTAGATCTGGCCAAAAAAGCGGAAGAATACTATAATGCCTTGCGTACGAATATACAATTGAGTGGAAATAATTTACAAGTAATTTCTATAACTTCTGTAAAACCGGGTGAAGGAAAGTCAACGACTTCTACAAATATTGCTTGGGCATTCGCGCGTGCAGGTTACAAGACCCTGTTAGTAGATGCTGATATTCGTAATTCTGTCATGTCAGGTGTCTTCAAGTCACGTGAAAAAATTACTGGATTGACAGAATTTTTATCTGGAACAACAGACCTATCTCATGGTTTATGTGATACCAATGTTGAGAATCTATTTGTGGTTCAAGCTGGGTCTATCTCACCCAACCCAACTGCTTTATTGCAAAGTGAAAATTTTAGCACTATGATTGACACACTTCGCAAGTATTTTGATTATATTATTGTTGATACAGCGCCTATTGGTATCGTAATCGACGCAGCTATTATTACACAAAAATGTGATGCATCTGTTTTAGTTACTGCGGCAGGAGAAGCTAACAGAAAAGATGTTCAGAAGGCTAAAGGTCAATTGGAACAAACGAATAAACCATTTTTAGGAGTTGTATTAAATAAATTCAATACTTCAGCTGAGAAATATGGTTCTTACGGTGAGTATGGTTCTTACGGTAAAAAATAG
- the cpsC gene encoding capsular polysaccharide biosynthesis protein CpsC, producing MKEQNTMEIDVFHLLKILWKRKILIALVAIVAGALAFAYSAFVVKPEFTSTTRIYVVNRNQGDKPGLTNQDLQAGSYLVKDYREIILSQDVLEKVTSNLKLDLSPKALASKVKVTVPVDTRIVSISVNDKVPEEASRIANSLREVAAEKIISITRVSDVTTLEEARPATAPSSPNIRRNTIIGLLGGTAFMVIAVLIVELVDTRVKRPEDIEDVMQIALLGVVPNLDKLK from the coding sequence ATGAAAGAACAAAATACTATGGAAATCGATGTATTTCATCTGCTTAAAATTCTTTGGAAACGAAAAATTCTAATTGCATTGGTAGCAATTGTAGCTGGAGCCTTAGCTTTTGCCTATAGTGCGTTTGTCGTTAAACCGGAGTTCACTAGTACTACACGGATTTATGTAGTCAACCGTAATCAGGGAGATAAGCCTGGTTTGACAAACCAAGACTTGCAAGCTGGATCATACTTAGTTAAAGACTATCGTGAAATTATTTTGTCTCAAGATGTTTTGGAGAAAGTTACATCTAATTTGAAATTAGATCTATCACCAAAAGCTTTGGCTAGTAAAGTCAAGGTAACTGTACCAGTCGATACTCGTATCGTATCTATTTCCGTTAATGATAAAGTACCTGAGGAAGCTAGTCGTATTGCTAACTCCTTGAGAGAAGTAGCTGCTGAAAAGATTATCAGTATCACACGCGTTTCTGATGTCACAACACTTGAAGAAGCTCGTCCGGCTACAGCACCATCTTCTCCAAATATTCGTAGAAATACAATTATCGGGCTACTTGGAGGAACAGCATTTATGGTTATCGCTGTTCTTATCGTTGAACTGGTTGATACACGAGTGAAACGTCCAGAGGATATTGAAGATGTTATGCAAATTGCATTGTTGGGAGTTGTTCCAAATCTGGATAAATTGAAATAG
- the cps4B gene encoding capsular polysaccharide biosynthesis protein Cps4B, protein MIDIHSHIVFDVDDGPKSIEDSKSLLREAYNQGVRMIVSTSHRRKGMFETPEEKIATNFLKVREIAKEVADDLVIAYGAEIYYTPDVLEKLENKRIPTLNDSRYALIEFSMNTPYRDIHKGLSNILMLGITPVIAHIERYDALENNEKRVQELIDMGCYTQVNSSHVLKPRLFGETYKFMKKRAQYFLERDLVHVIASDMHNLDSRPPYMEEAYQIISKKYGKAKAEELFVENPRKIIMDQII, encoded by the coding sequence ATGATTGATATCCACTCTCACATTGTCTTTGATGTAGATGACGGGCCAAAGTCTATAGAAGATAGTAAATCTCTTTTAAGAGAAGCATATAATCAAGGGGTTCGAATGATAGTTTCGACTTCACATCGTCGAAAAGGGATGTTTGAGACTCCAGAAGAAAAAATAGCGACGAATTTTTTAAAGGTTCGTGAGATTGCTAAAGAAGTGGCAGATGATTTGGTCATTGCTTATGGAGCAGAGATATACTATACTCCAGATGTTCTAGAAAAACTTGAAAACAAGCGTATTCCTACTCTCAATGATAGTCGTTATGCTTTGATTGAATTTAGTATGAATACACCCTATCGCGATATTCATAAAGGGTTAAGCAATATTTTGATGTTAGGGATTACACCAGTGATTGCTCATATTGAACGTTATGATGCGTTGGAAAACAATGAAAAACGTGTTCAAGAACTGATTGATATGGGATGCTATACGCAAGTAAATAGTTCTCATGTTCTAAAACCTAGGCTCTTTGGCGAAACCTATAAATTTATGAAAAAGAGAGCCCAATATTTTTTGGAGAGAGACCTGGTTCATGTCATTGCAAGTGATATGCATAACTTAGATAGTAGACCCCCTTATATGGAGGAGGCTTATCAGATTATTTCTAAAAAGTATGGTAAAGCCAAGGCTGAAGAACTATTTGTAGAGAACCCTAGGAAAATTATAATGGATCAAATAATTTAG
- a CDS encoding LCP family protein has translation MNKRSKRARSGKVKRSINIALLTIYVLLGGFLLFLIFRHNILAFRYLNVMTAAVVILVALASLLLIIYRKAEKFTIFFLTLAILMSSVSFFALQQFVGFTSHINSTSNYSEYSMSVVVLKDSDVHNVTQLDSVTGPTDTDNENIQKLIADIKASQSKELTVEQSTSYLAAYKSLVSGEAKAIVLNSVFENIIESEYPDYASKIRKIYTKNITKEVAAPKVSKNKSFNVYVSGIDTYGPISSVSRSDVNILMTVNRDSKKILLTTTPRDSYVPIADGGNNQKDKLTHAGIYGVDSSIHTLENLYGVDINYYVRLNFTSFLKLIDLLGGVDVYNDQEFTSRHGKFHFPVGNVHLDSEQALGFVRERYSLADGDRDRGRNQQKVIVAIIQKLTSTEALKNYSDIIQGLQDSLQTNMPIETMMDLVNTQLESGGSYKVNSQDLKGTGRMGLPSYAMPDSNLYMMEIDDSSLAAVKSAIQDVMEGR, from the coding sequence GCTGTTCTTGATTTTTAGACATAATATATTGGCGTTTAGATATCTGAATGTTATGACGGCAGCTGTAGTGATTTTGGTCGCTTTAGCGAGTCTGCTTTTGATCATTTATAGAAAAGCAGAAAAGTTTACGATTTTCTTTTTAACACTAGCTATTTTAATGAGTTCAGTTTCTTTTTTTGCACTGCAACAATTTGTAGGCTTTACTAGTCATATCAATTCTACGTCAAATTACTCAGAATACTCAATGAGTGTTGTTGTTCTGAAAGATAGTGACGTTCATAATGTCACACAACTAGATAGTGTTACAGGGCCAACGGATACAGATAATGAGAATATTCAAAAATTGATAGCTGATATCAAAGCTAGTCAGAGCAAAGAATTGACTGTTGAACAAAGCACGTCATATCTTGCGGCTTATAAGAGTTTGGTATCAGGTGAAGCGAAAGCAATTGTATTAAATAGCGTCTTTGAAAATATTATAGAATCTGAATACCCTGATTACGCATCAAAAATTAGGAAAATCTACACTAAAAATATCACCAAAGAAGTAGCTGCTCCTAAAGTTTCTAAGAACAAGTCCTTCAATGTCTATGTGAGTGGTATTGACACTTACGGACCAATTAGTTCGGTTTCTCGTTCAGATGTCAATATTTTGATGACTGTAAATCGAGATTCTAAAAAAATTTTATTAACAACTACCCCTCGAGATTCCTATGTTCCGATTGCAGACGGAGGGAATAATCAAAAAGATAAGTTGACTCATGCAGGTATTTATGGAGTAGACTCATCTATTCATACTTTGGAAAATCTTTATGGAGTTGATATTAACTACTATGTTCGCTTGAACTTCACTTCGTTCTTGAAATTGATTGACCTTTTAGGTGGTGTAGATGTGTACAATGATCAGGAGTTTACATCTCGTCACGGGAAGTTCCATTTCCCAGTAGGAAATGTTCATTTAGATTCTGAGCAAGCTCTTGGGTTTGTTCGTGAGCGCTACTCTTTAGCTGATGGGGATCGTGACCGTGGCCGTAATCAACAAAAGGTCATTGTCGCAATCATTCAGAAATTAACTTCTACCGAAGCATTGAAAAATTATAGTGATATCATTCAAGGCTTGCAAGATTCCCTTCAAACAAATATGCCGATCGAAACGATGATGGATTTGGTTAATACTCAATTGGAGAGTGGTGGCAGTTATAAAGTCAACTCTCAAGATCTCAAAGGTACAGGTCGAATGGGACTTCCTTCTTATGCTATGCCAGATAGTAACCTCTATATGATGGAAATCGATGATAGTAGTCTAGCAGCTGTTAAAAGTGCGATACAAGATGTGATGGAGGGAAGATGA